One part of the Longimicrobium sp. genome encodes these proteins:
- a CDS encoding serine hydrolase: MSPRPTFLSARTAILVAAALLAPGAAHAQTGALPPELDAYIAKALAEWEVPGMALAVVRHDSVLVARGYGVRELGKPGRVDENTVFDIASLTKSFTAAGAAVLVDEGKLAWDDPVRRWLPWMEFPDAYLTREVTLRDLLSHRTGLEAANFAYRFTGIDRGETLRQVRWMRPQAPFRTRQVYNNILYAAAGEVTAAAAGTTWAELMRTRLFQPLGMGSTTAEEEPDRAGNVASPHAPIGGVQRPVRARNHQAISPAGGVYSTAADMARWLRFQLADGVLDGRRVISAAAMAEMHHPWTVIPTTPEMRASRQVEGYAGYGLGWNVMDYRGRPLLWHSGNSDGMPSYMAILPKDGIGVVVMLNSWGASVLHGELVSRVLDTLLGLPTRDYSGELMARTHEAERRAREAAAREDSARVRGTRPTLPLDAYAGVYADSLYGEIAVAREGEKLTLRMGKGEIADLEHWHHDTFRVLWRDDLFREYFSTLVTFSLDARPAPAMLGMRLNRDWIEARRRAAP; this comes from the coding sequence ATGAGCCCACGTCCGACCTTCCTCTCCGCGCGCACGGCGATCCTGGTCGCGGCGGCGCTGCTCGCGCCGGGCGCCGCGCACGCGCAGACCGGCGCCCTGCCGCCGGAGCTGGACGCGTACATCGCGAAGGCGCTGGCCGAGTGGGAGGTGCCGGGAATGGCGCTCGCCGTCGTCCGGCACGACTCGGTGCTGGTGGCCAGGGGCTACGGCGTGCGCGAGCTGGGGAAGCCGGGGCGGGTGGACGAGAACACGGTGTTCGACATCGCCTCGCTCACCAAGAGCTTCACGGCGGCCGGCGCGGCGGTGCTGGTGGACGAGGGGAAGCTCGCGTGGGACGACCCCGTGCGGCGCTGGCTGCCGTGGATGGAGTTCCCCGACGCGTACCTCACGCGCGAGGTGACGCTGCGCGACCTCCTCTCGCACCGCACAGGGCTGGAGGCGGCCAACTTCGCCTACCGCTTCACCGGCATCGACCGCGGGGAGACGCTGCGGCAGGTGCGCTGGATGCGGCCGCAGGCGCCGTTCCGCACGCGCCAGGTCTACAACAACATCCTCTACGCCGCCGCCGGCGAGGTGACGGCCGCCGCGGCGGGGACGACGTGGGCGGAGCTGATGCGGACGCGCCTCTTCCAGCCGCTGGGGATGGGGAGCACCACGGCGGAGGAGGAGCCCGACCGCGCCGGGAACGTGGCTTCGCCGCACGCACCGATCGGCGGCGTGCAGCGCCCGGTCCGCGCGCGCAACCACCAGGCCATCTCCCCGGCGGGCGGGGTGTACTCCACGGCGGCCGACATGGCGCGCTGGCTCCGCTTCCAGCTCGCGGACGGCGTGCTGGACGGGCGGCGGGTGATCTCCGCGGCGGCGATGGCGGAGATGCACCACCCGTGGACGGTGATCCCCACCACGCCCGAGATGCGCGCGTCGCGGCAGGTGGAGGGCTACGCCGGCTACGGGCTGGGGTGGAACGTGATGGACTACCGCGGCCGCCCGCTGCTCTGGCACAGCGGCAACTCCGACGGGATGCCCAGCTACATGGCCATCCTGCCGAAGGACGGGATCGGCGTGGTGGTGATGCTGAACTCCTGGGGCGCCTCGGTCCTGCACGGCGAGCTCGTCTCGCGCGTCCTGGACACGCTCCTGGGGCTGCCCACGCGCGACTACAGCGGCGAGCTGATGGCGCGCACCCACGAGGCCGAGCGCCGCGCGCGGGAGGCGGCCGCGCGCGAGGACTCGGCGCGCGTGCGCGGGACCCGCCCCACGCTGCCGCTGGACGCCTACGCGGGAGTGTACGCCGACAGCCTGTACGGCGAGATCGCGGTGGCGCGCGAGGGGGAGAAGCTCACGCTGCGGATGGGGAAAGGCGAGATCGCGGACCTGGAGCACTGGCACCACGACACCTTCCGCGTGCTCTGGCGCGACGACCTGTTCCGCGAGTACTTCTCGACGCTGGTGACCTTCTCGCTCGACGCGCGCCCCGCGCCGGCCATGCTGGGGATGCGCCTCAACCGCGACTGGATCGAGGCGCGGCGGAGGGCGGCGCCGTAG